A region from the Onychostoma macrolepis isolate SWU-2019 chromosome 18, ASM1243209v1, whole genome shotgun sequence genome encodes:
- the alx4b gene encoding LOW QUALITY PROTEIN: homeobox protein aristaless-like 4b (The sequence of the model RefSeq protein was modified relative to this genomic sequence to represent the inferred CDS: deleted 1 base in 1 codon), which produces MNADTCVSYCDMTSMDSYYSPTSGQGRVQQASPYRTFQPSDSKYSPTFLPAKGQSYGDKPRSPFHPDCPSLDDSTPESAYSKYHLFMQRPTCKTPTEDSKLEDGALISCYGVVSESPGKWRKRERFGQMQQVRTHFSTAYELPLLTRPENYAQIQNPSWLSGSNAASPVPGCVVPCDTVASCMTPHPHSASGMSDFLGMPSPGGNMGQTHMGSLFGNSGVGGTINGFDLSIEPDRKSSSIASLRMKAKEHSAAITWAT; this is translated from the exons ATGAACGCAGATACGTGCGTCTCATACTGCGATATGACCTCCATGGATTCATATTATTCGCCAACATCAGGGCAAGGAAGAGTCCAACAGGCCAGTCCTTACAGGACGTTCCAGCCGAGCGACTCCAAATACAGTCCCACTTTCCTCCCCGCCAAAGGTCAATCTTACGGGGACAAGCCGCGGAGTCCTTTCCACCCAGATTGTCCGTCACTGGATGATAGCACACCCGAGAGCGCCTACAGCAAGTACCATCTTTTCATGCAGAGACCCACATGTAAAACTCCTACTGAAGACAGCAAACTGGAGGACGGCGCGCTCATCTCATGCTATG GTGTGGTTTCAGAATCGCCGGGC AAATGGAGAAAAAGAGAACGCTTTGGTCAGATGCAGCAGGTTCGGACACACTTCTCAACAGCATACGAGCTTCCTCTCCTTACACGACCAGAAAATTATGCACAG attcaGAACCCATCATGGTTAAGTGGCAGCAATGCAGCCTCACCAGTACCTGGCTGTGTGGTACCTTGTGATACTGTAGCTTCCTGCATGACCCCTCACCCTCACTCTGCTAGTGGTATGTCTGATTTCCTTGGTATGCCAAGTCCAGGTGGGAACATGGGACAGACACACATGGGCAGTCTTTTTGGCAACTCTGGAGTGGGTGGAACCATTAATGGATTTGATCTCAGCATCGAACCAGATCGCAAATCCTCCAGCATCGCCAGCCTGCGTATGAAAGCAAAGGAGCACAGTGCTGCAATCACATGGGCCACATGA